The Triticum urartu cultivar G1812 chromosome 5, Tu2.1, whole genome shotgun sequence genome contains the following window.
cctcttcaacaaggcagtggtctgctcctgctgctctgcacttccgacgatcttcgccctcagcaggtcgcactcagcccggagcttcgcattgctctcatttagttgccggatgatgttggtagactgttcaaacgaggcttgcaggtcatcctgcaacctcgctcacttggagatctgatccatctgcctaaggacgagggcacacatgcgcctgtaagagtccccgcctgcccgcgaggcaatttcccaggccgccgtggagcgggaggacatctctgccGCATTCGCGGCGCGGTGGGACGTCTCTTCTGCTTCCGtggcgcggccggaccagtctgttgtttcgacggcgcggcgggtcctccgtgctgcttcggcggcacggcgggacctctctgctgctacggccgtgcggcgggacatgttggctgctttcgCGGCGAGGCAAGACATCTCTCATGCTCCCGCTTCTAGGCTCGCCTCTCCCTgatggcaatctctcgacccagaactcacgctggccatgacggacgcaagggaacgatgatgaatgacttgtttgtttttgaaTTTTTGTGGATGAAGATTTGAGGAGGAATGTGTAGTCATCTTGAAGTAGTGGTATTTATAACCGcgtagtaatacgctcctaagtgggaaaccgtttaggttttggtcggtgtgaacatgtttgcaatttggaatgtgacgggacgcgacctccctgttcttctaaaaaaattgtgacgggacgcatgctcaaaatttactgaaggttataagtgcggcactattcccggaaggcgtaacgtgggcCGTACGCCTTCTCGGCCACGTACATGGcatttgcaccatagggtgcaccacaataggcaatgtcagcaccaTCGCGCACGGTTTTTTTAATTAAaatgtgtgtgcccgtctagcgcacactggttgatctatctaactgttttagtttattgtggctaatcgcaaaactttcatccatgtgaagtgtatgccatcaatcgcagacactttgatctggctgacccatTTCTGTTCTGTTgtctaatcgcaaacagttaatccttctgaagggtatgccctcaatcacacacaccttgatctggctgaccgtttcttttgtgttgcctaattacaaacagttcatccgagtgaaccatatgctgtGTATCGcgcacgccttcatctggctgcccgtttcttttgttcctcctcatcgcaaacagttaattgaactgaaccgtatgcccttcgtCGCACATGCAAttaaaacctgaaccgtgtttgatgcatccgtcatcgcaaacgttttatacATTTCTAACGGTTTTCATACAACATCGTTTGCGATTAtagcatcgcacacagtttctcgaagggtctctgatcatagtgtcgtgttagcagcatcctgcagtagtggtaGTTTAAAACAATATATTTTTTACATAACCTACAGATCCAATTAGGCAGAGCATGGAAGTGCTTTGTGGACAATTAATTTTTAAAACCCAACTGTAATCCAAACCCTAAACTTAATCCATAAATTTCCCTTTATTTCCCCCAATATATACTTTGAAACCCTATTCCTATAACCAAAACTGTGGGCGCAAAGAAGAGAACTTACTAAACGCAGCCGAAGGACAAGGCCCACTAGTGGCTCCTCGTCGGAGTGGCCTTGACTGCCCAGATGAAAGCATATGTCATCGTGTATTTGGGACGATTCCTCCTAGGAGTGTCAGATAGCCAGGCACATGACAGCTCCAGCTCGTCTCTGCTGGGACGATCTCCCAGTCGGCAAATTTAGACTTGTCGGAGTCGAATATGCTGCCCGACATGTCAGAGGAGGCTGGAGATCGCTGGCGAGGAGCTGGGGGAGGACGGAGCGGCAGAGACTGTAAGTGGATTGGAGTGGCAAGTGGCTAGGGTTTCGTCTGAATGTAGATATGATGGAGATACTTGTGGTGTCGGGCTAGGGGAGCATGGACCGGCGTGACAGATGTGGCTAGGCGGGTTTGGGCCTCCCCATATCCGCCCTAGATACGGGCTAAGTATGAGAGGTGTCGGTCAGCCTGAACGTATATGGACGATTTGGACGATGCGGCTGGATCATGATTTCTTGACCGGTCACTTACCGGGTCTTCCGCCCTGATGTATGTGAGTAATATATGGGATTTGTTGTAGATGCTATAACATTAACATGTCCAAAGTCCAAACTTCtctcttcaactaaaaagggaaATAGCGAACCAACTTGTAGTTTGATGGTTAAAAGGACAGCGGTTTCTTTAGCCTACGAGAATTTAAATTTTAGACTTGACACTGATACTCGTATTTTTCTAAATTTATTTCAGACCTACAAACTATGTGTGTTTAGTAAGAAGAGATGTTTTCGTCGACTACGAATATGCCGTCTCAGTTTTCTTGGAGGTGCTCATAGGTAGTGCCGGATCTAGGCCCCAGACccggggggtgggggtggggttgTGTGCGTGCGGCCCAACTCCTTTGTACACCGTAGCACAATACTGTAGCAATTACTACAGTATACAGAGGGGGCCCGGGGCGACCCGCTGGGGTGGATCCAACCCTGCTCATAGGGACAAGATGTGTGGGCACGCATTTATAGGGATGAATATATGTACGTATGAGTGCGCGTGTACgttaagaaaaattaaaaaagaAATAATTACTGCTTTGCTGACAGACCGGGACCCACCACCCATCGCGAGCAAAAGAGGATTTCTACTGCGGTAAAAGATACTTTTGGGCGCCCGCGCTGCCCTCCCCCAACCGCGCCTTGGTTCAAAACGAAAGGCTTCGGTTGCTCCACGTCATCTGCTTTGTTCTTACGCTGATCCGGCCCcgcgcgcgcgagagagagaggCGAAGGAGGCGGTCATGGAGGCGGCGATCGGCGACGACCACACCTGGTACGAGTTCCTCCCCATCCTCTCCTGGATCATCGCCGACGCCGCGGTGGCTCGCCAGACGCTGGAGCAGGCGGCGCAGCAGCTCGACCTTGCCGCCGCGGAGGCGAACCGCCTCGCCGCCATAGCCCATTGGGCCTCCTACGCGACGGTCCTGTGTCTCCTCCACCGCGACATCTACGTCGCCCTCGACCTCGACCGCGACCGGGTCGCCGATCTCCGCCGCGAGgagcccctcgccgccgccgccgctgagcCGGGCCCGGGCGCCGCCCTGCGCCCCAACTGTGGCCTTCTGGTCAACGTCGGCTGCGGGATCGACCTCCTCCTGCGCACCGAGCCTCCCGAGCATGTCATGCACTCCTTCTCGCTGCGCTGGGAGGAGGACCGCGACGCCTGGTACCCGGGCTGGCTCCACCGCGTGAAGAGGGAGGTCACGCACGCGCTCCACAGGCTGAACCACGCGCGCTCGGAGGCGGAGCGTGTTCACCCGGATCTGGCTCGTTTTCTCGCCGTGCCGATGTCATCGGAGCCCGAGGGAGCGGCC
Protein-coding sequences here:
- the LOC125556242 gene encoding uncharacterized protein LOC125556242 — its product is MEAAIGDDHTWYEFLPILSWIIADAAVARQTLEQAAQQLDLAAAEANRLAAIAHWASYATVLCLLHRDIYVALDLDRDRVADLRREEPLAAAAAEPGPGAALRPNCGLLVNVGCGIDLLLRTEPPEHVMHSFSLRWEEDRDAWYPGWLHRVKREVTHALHRLNHARSEAERVHPDLARFLAVPMSSEPEGAATAVEACVATAERCGTAAQHAREASENLRRVLVTLRGLREDILDEPPPRRVMQFFGPPIADADADADAGKMQASIVCALVRRLSIYAFKIIKDVGLHQTNPFGAQIILDRV